One genomic region from Fictibacillus marinisediminis encodes:
- a CDS encoding homoserine dehydrogenase has translation MKELKIALLGLGTVGSGVYTSIMDRKGALEELLGHRLKLSSILIKDSSKARPFVKGVPLTSEFEKAIGEEVPDVVIEAIGGIEPARSYIIQSLEAGCHVISANKDLIARHGEELTERAAAKGVRFVYEASVGGGIPILRTLRELLRINRIQHVEAILNGTSNFILSYMRTTGSSFEKALELAQKKGYAEPDPTNDIEGLDAFYKAMVLSKWIYGVQPSWEEVQVEGIGNVLLEEIQLAEQMGLRLKHLVLLNDRLDLQVQPVFVDSDHPLYGVEGVDNAIRIQTDLLGCLTLQGPGAGAEATASAIVEDLLSIYETREIYRNKPAVSELCPKKQEQEVNTYLLVGEKINFTKERISAIEKHGIIIDRTSLRFQPISLAALLYEGPLPLEQEDEFISVISIYPVRLSKSGKGIEKEKVPVAE, from the coding sequence TTGAAAGAATTAAAAATAGCACTGCTGGGTCTGGGGACTGTAGGATCCGGTGTATATACATCCATCATGGATAGAAAAGGAGCTTTAGAAGAATTGCTGGGTCATCGTCTGAAGCTGTCCAGTATTTTGATTAAGGATTCTTCCAAAGCAAGGCCTTTCGTAAAGGGGGTACCGTTGACGTCCGAATTCGAGAAGGCGATCGGAGAAGAAGTGCCTGATGTGGTCATTGAGGCGATTGGCGGAATCGAGCCTGCACGGTCTTACATCATACAATCACTTGAAGCGGGATGCCATGTGATTTCCGCGAATAAAGATTTGATCGCCCGGCATGGAGAAGAATTAACAGAGCGTGCTGCCGCAAAGGGTGTCCGTTTTGTCTATGAAGCGAGCGTAGGCGGAGGAATACCGATTTTGAGAACATTGAGGGAACTTTTAAGAATCAATCGGATTCAGCATGTAGAAGCCATTTTAAACGGAACGTCCAACTTCATTCTTTCGTACATGAGAACGACAGGTTCCTCGTTTGAAAAAGCGCTGGAACTGGCACAGAAAAAAGGATATGCAGAGCCGGATCCGACAAATGACATCGAAGGCTTGGACGCATTTTACAAAGCGATGGTGCTGAGCAAATGGATTTATGGCGTGCAGCCATCCTGGGAAGAAGTGCAGGTGGAGGGGATTGGAAATGTGCTTCTTGAGGAGATTCAACTGGCTGAGCAGATGGGGCTTCGGCTGAAGCATCTCGTCCTTTTAAACGATAGACTTGATCTCCAGGTACAGCCTGTATTTGTGGATAGCGATCATCCGCTGTATGGTGTGGAAGGCGTGGACAATGCCATCCGTATTCAGACAGACCTTCTCGGCTGTTTGACCTTGCAAGGGCCGGGAGCTGGTGCAGAAGCAACAGCAAGTGCCATTGTGGAAGACTTATTATCGATCTATGAAACTAGGGAAATATATAGAAACAAACCGGCTGTATCGGAACTCTGCCCTAAGAAACAAGAACAAGAGGTGAATACCTACCTTCTCGTCGGTGAAAAAATTAATTTTACAAAGGAAAGGATTTCAGCAATTGAAAAGCATGGAATCATTATAGACCGGACTTCTCTTCGTTTTCAGCCTATTTCCCTTGCTGCCCTGCTTTATGAAGGGCCGCTCCCTCTGGAACAGGAGGATGAGTTCATTTCAGTGATCAGCATCTATCCGGTCCGTCTGTCAAAAAGCGGTAAGGGGATAGAGAAAGAAAAGGTGCCGGTGGCCGAATAG
- a CDS encoding endonuclease MutS2, with protein sequence MNTHTMNMLEFNKITETLSAYALNESTKRKILELMPSGQITIIKNWLRETTEAAAILRKSSSVPIANLNGIDHVMTIPDKGLLLSPEQLQLIYGLAENVERLQRYMKDKEFLAPAVSAYAYSLFELKDLKSEIQRCIRNGRVDDGASKPLEKVRKRMLACEEKIKAKLDHILKSPAYRDMLQEPMISVRDGRYAIPVKSKFKRSMDGQIIDSSSSGSTVFIEPKDVRKLQDELQLLQAEEDIETARVLGRLTGLVAGCKHEISVNIEGMLHYDFIFAKAKYSIALDGREVSLNREKRTIIHEGRHPLLGSHAVPLNFRLGENYGALVITGPNTGGKTVAIKTAGLLTLMVQSGLHIPAGKGSEFGIYSDVLTDIGDHQNIEQSLSTFSAHMTNIISILQKAGPDTLVILDELGAGTDPAEGMGLAVAILEDLFERGASILATTHYSEIKEFAYLTPGFENASMAFDLESLKPLYELKIGEAGESQAFSIAWKLGLEQKLITRAKQITSKEVSEKKESTMFDLLHVEAQTQMIRKRREAEEGRNRKIREAEKKTEEKPEARTFEVGDRVYVSSLKTGGIICSEEDKRGEYEVIVQGEKVKIHKLRLTLHISRTELYPEGYDMDIVFETKENRKKDRLLSKRHVDGMVINRDEE encoded by the coding sequence TTGAACACCCATACAATGAACATGCTCGAATTTAATAAAATTACAGAAACCTTATCTGCGTATGCATTAAACGAGAGTACAAAAAGAAAAATTTTAGAGCTTATGCCCTCTGGACAGATCACAATCATTAAGAATTGGCTAAGAGAGACGACGGAAGCGGCAGCAATTCTTAGAAAGTCTTCAAGCGTTCCTATTGCGAACTTGAACGGGATCGACCATGTGATGACGATTCCGGATAAAGGCCTTCTCTTAAGTCCTGAACAGCTGCAGCTTATTTACGGGCTTGCAGAAAACGTAGAGCGTTTGCAGCGGTATATGAAAGACAAAGAATTTCTTGCACCCGCTGTGTCTGCTTATGCTTACTCCCTGTTTGAACTGAAAGACCTCAAATCTGAAATTCAGCGCTGTATCCGTAATGGAAGAGTGGATGACGGAGCCAGTAAGCCGCTTGAAAAAGTAAGAAAGAGGATGCTTGCCTGTGAGGAAAAAATCAAAGCAAAGCTGGATCATATTCTAAAGTCACCGGCCTATCGGGATATGCTTCAGGAACCAATGATTTCGGTGAGAGACGGAAGGTATGCCATCCCTGTAAAAAGTAAATTTAAACGGAGCATGGATGGGCAGATCATTGATTCCTCTTCCAGCGGATCCACCGTTTTTATTGAACCGAAAGATGTCCGCAAGCTGCAGGATGAGCTTCAGCTTCTGCAGGCAGAGGAAGACATCGAAACAGCAAGGGTGCTGGGCAGATTAACAGGTCTGGTTGCAGGCTGCAAACATGAGATTTCAGTTAATATTGAAGGGATGCTTCATTATGATTTTATTTTTGCCAAAGCCAAATACAGCATCGCCCTTGATGGCAGGGAGGTTTCACTTAATCGTGAAAAACGGACCATTATCCATGAAGGAAGGCATCCGCTGCTCGGAAGCCATGCTGTTCCTTTGAATTTCCGACTCGGTGAAAACTATGGAGCCCTCGTTATTACGGGTCCGAATACCGGTGGAAAGACGGTAGCCATAAAAACGGCAGGACTGCTGACGCTGATGGTTCAGTCGGGGCTTCATATTCCTGCAGGAAAGGGGAGCGAGTTTGGAATCTATTCAGATGTGCTGACAGATATCGGTGACCATCAGAACATTGAACAGTCGCTGAGCACATTTTCGGCGCATATGACGAACATTATCTCCATCCTTCAGAAGGCCGGTCCTGATACGCTTGTCATCCTCGATGAACTTGGTGCAGGAACCGATCCTGCTGAGGGAATGGGGCTGGCTGTAGCCATTCTTGAAGACTTGTTTGAGAGAGGCGCTTCCATTCTAGCCACGACCCATTACAGTGAGATTAAAGAGTTTGCTTATCTTACTCCAGGATTTGAGAACGCATCGATGGCTTTTGACCTCGAATCTCTAAAGCCGCTTTATGAGCTGAAGATTGGGGAAGCTGGTGAAAGCCAGGCCTTTTCCATCGCGTGGAAGCTGGGTCTCGAACAAAAGCTGATCACAAGGGCAAAACAAATAACGAGCAAAGAGGTTTCAGAAAAGAAAGAAAGCACTATGTTCGATTTACTGCATGTAGAAGCACAAACGCAAATGATAAGGAAAAGAAGAGAAGCAGAAGAAGGGAGAAACCGCAAGATACGAGAAGCAGAAAAGAAAACGGAAGAAAAACCGGAAGCCCGGACGTTCGAAGTGGGGGATCGGGTGTATGTATCCAGTTTAAAAACGGGGGGCATCATCTGTTCGGAAGAAGATAAAAGAGGAGAATACGAAGTGATTGTCCAAGGAGAAAAGGTGAAGATCCATAAGCTTCGCCTCACCCTCCATATTTCAAGAACCGAGCTGTATCCTGAGGGATATGATATGGATATTGTTTTTGAAACCAAGGAAAACCGAAAAAAAGACCGGCTCTTGAGCAAACGTCATGTTGATGGAATGGTGATCAACAGAGACGAAGAATAG
- the yjcZ gene encoding sporulation protein YjcZ, with product MNAPLNVPVAASYGYGYGGGCHGYGGYGYGGYGGYGYGGGRGFAIIIVLFILLIIIGCSCGIGHLGGCESSSSC from the coding sequence ATGAATGCTCCGCTAAACGTTCCTGTTGCAGCTTCTTACGGGTACGGTTATGGCGGCGGATGTCACGGATATGGCGGTTACGGTTACGGCGGCTACGGCGGCTACGGTTACGGCGGCGGAAGAGGATTTGCGATTATTATCGTATTGTTTATCCTCTTGATCATCATCGGCTGTTCGTGCGGGATTGGCCATCTCGGTGGATGTGAATCCAGCAGCAGCTGCTAA
- a CDS encoding MFS transporter: MENKKALPILFLVMFLVMVGFGIIIPVLPFFAEKVGANPAQLGLLMAVYSLMQLLFAPIWGRVSDRIGRKPVMLIGIAGLSISFFLMAVSSQLWMLFAARIIGGLLSSANMPTTMAYVADITTPENRGKGMGIIGAAVGLGFIFGPAIGGVFSKTSLNTPFYLAGISSIITFFLVLFVLKESLPKELRTNGPSEPGSRWKAFTGAVSILFVLQLFISLSLSGLEATFAYFAAKKAGLDTNHLGYIFMIMGFAGALVQGGLVGRLTKKFGEGKVIQAGIVISAVGFGLILLVHNFTTAAIYLSIFGIGNGVIRPSVSALLTKTSTSGHGSVTGLLSSFDSLGRIIGPPLGGWLFSVAAGLPYISGIILSVIALVLYQFYSVRAKLSTSAA; encoded by the coding sequence TTGGAAAATAAAAAAGCGTTGCCAATCTTATTCTTAGTCATGTTTTTAGTGATGGTTGGATTCGGAATCATTATTCCTGTCCTTCCTTTTTTTGCGGAAAAGGTTGGAGCAAATCCCGCACAGCTCGGTTTGCTGATGGCTGTTTATTCATTGATGCAGCTTCTTTTCGCCCCTATCTGGGGAAGAGTTTCTGACAGGATCGGCCGAAAACCGGTCATGCTGATCGGAATCGCCGGACTTTCTATTTCCTTCTTTTTGATGGCTGTCTCCAGCCAGCTCTGGATGCTTTTTGCGGCACGGATTATCGGCGGCCTGCTTTCATCCGCCAACATGCCGACAACGATGGCTTATGTAGCCGATATTACGACCCCGGAAAACCGGGGTAAAGGTATGGGTATCATCGGTGCAGCTGTCGGTCTTGGTTTTATTTTCGGCCCGGCTATCGGCGGTGTTTTTTCCAAGACGAGCTTGAACACACCGTTTTATCTTGCTGGAATTTCATCAATTATCACGTTTTTTCTCGTTCTTTTTGTATTGAAGGAATCACTGCCTAAAGAGCTGCGGACGAATGGACCGTCTGAACCTGGATCGAGATGGAAAGCTTTTACGGGGGCCGTATCCATTCTGTTCGTGCTTCAGCTGTTCATTTCCCTTTCGTTATCAGGACTTGAAGCGACTTTCGCTTATTTTGCTGCAAAAAAAGCTGGACTTGATACCAATCACCTTGGCTACATATTTATGATCATGGGGTTTGCAGGTGCTCTTGTTCAAGGAGGACTTGTCGGCAGACTGACCAAAAAATTCGGCGAAGGAAAAGTCATCCAGGCCGGCATTGTTATTTCTGCTGTCGGGTTTGGTTTGATCCTTCTAGTTCATAACTTTACGACGGCGGCCATCTATCTTTCTATTTTCGGGATTGGCAATGGTGTAATCCGCCCTAGTGTCTCTGCACTATTAACAAAAACCTCAACTTCAGGGCATGGCAGTGTAACCGGACTGCTCTCTTCCTTTGATTCGCTTGGACGGATCATCGGGCCTCCGCTTGGCGGCTGGCTGTTTTCTGTTGCAGCGGGACTACCGTATATCTCAGGAATCATATTGTCCGTCATCGCCCTCGTCCTTTATCAGTTTTATAGTGTGCGGGCAAAACTCTCAACATCCGCGGCATAA
- a CDS encoding DMT family transporter, producing MDKQKCPVPVFIPLIVGIVAVSFSSIFVKLSDAPVSVQGMYRLLFTVLFMLPFAGKQFKHTKQVTPRQWLLLFLSGMFLALHFLLWMGSLKLTTVASSTIILALQPVFVLIGAFFLFKERTTAASLAGMGVAICGAVLIGWGDVGISPENLLGDVLSLLGTFAVAVHMLIGQHLLRRIPSYFYSLSVFVSAIAVFAFYNLGAGIPMAGYSKHDWTVFFLLAIVPTVFGHVLFNWLMKYVSATTISVNILGEPVGASILAYFMLNEHISAFQAAGGFLVCTGLYLFLRTNRPSHHVKDPAVSHGV from the coding sequence ATGGATAAACAAAAGTGCCCTGTTCCGGTATTTATTCCGTTAATCGTCGGTATTGTCGCAGTCTCTTTTTCTTCTATTTTCGTTAAGCTTTCTGATGCTCCCGTTTCCGTTCAGGGGATGTACAGGCTGCTTTTTACTGTTCTGTTCATGCTTCCTTTTGCAGGTAAGCAGTTCAAGCATACGAAACAAGTTACTCCCCGTCAGTGGCTGCTACTTTTTTTGTCGGGAATGTTTCTTGCTCTTCATTTTTTGCTCTGGATGGGTTCCCTGAAGCTGACGACTGTCGCAAGCTCTACGATCATACTCGCTTTGCAGCCTGTCTTTGTTCTGATTGGGGCCTTCTTTCTATTTAAAGAAAGAACAACCGCCGCTTCGCTTGCCGGGATGGGGGTCGCCATCTGCGGCGCTGTGCTGATTGGCTGGGGTGACGTTGGCATATCGCCCGAAAATTTGCTTGGAGACGTACTTTCCCTTCTCGGGACGTTTGCAGTAGCGGTTCATATGCTGATCGGACAGCATCTTTTACGGCGTATTCCTTCTTATTTTTATAGTCTTTCTGTTTTTGTATCCGCTATTGCTGTTTTTGCTTTTTATAATTTGGGGGCTGGCATCCCTATGGCCGGTTATTCCAAACATGATTGGACCGTTTTCTTTTTACTTGCCATTGTTCCCACCGTCTTCGGCCATGTCCTCTTTAACTGGCTGATGAAATACGTAAGTGCAACAACCATCTCTGTCAATATCCTTGGTGAGCCTGTTGGCGCGAGCATACTGGCCTATTTCATGCTGAATGAGCATATATCTGCATTCCAGGCAGCCGGAGGTTTTCTTGTCTGCACAGGGCTGTATCTATTTTTGAGAACAAACAGGCCCTCACATCATGTAAAAGATCCTGCTGTTTCTCATGGTGTATAG
- a CDS encoding NADPH-dependent FMN reductase: MKILVMNGSPTAESRTRGIAEYAANLLKEKGIDVSFFDAGKDRLPLFTGDTAEREDEAVRGLSKAADEAEGFFICTPEYHNGMSGALKNALDFLSGSHFKNKPVAIAAAAGGGKGGINALNNLRTVMRGLYSLVLPDQFVADPLHFNEERELSEELATLRVSALADQLIDLTKVVSANRQNLTEE; this comes from the coding sequence ATGAAAATTTTAGTAATGAACGGCAGTCCAACTGCAGAATCAAGAACCAGAGGCATTGCCGAATATGCAGCAAACCTTCTGAAAGAAAAAGGTATAGATGTTTCCTTTTTCGACGCGGGGAAAGACCGTCTTCCATTATTCACGGGAGATACGGCGGAGCGGGAAGATGAAGCTGTTCGCGGTTTGAGTAAAGCGGCTGATGAAGCGGAAGGTTTTTTTATTTGCACGCCGGAATATCACAATGGAATGAGCGGGGCTTTAAAAAATGCACTTGATTTTTTAAGCGGCAGCCATTTTAAGAACAAGCCAGTTGCCATCGCAGCGGCTGCTGGCGGCGGAAAAGGCGGAATTAACGCATTAAACAACCTGCGTACGGTGATGAGAGGTTTATACAGCCTTGTACTGCCGGATCAATTTGTTGCTGATCCCCTTCATTTCAATGAAGAACGGGAGCTGTCAGAAGAACTGGCTACGTTAAGAGTGTCTGCACTGGCCGATCAGCTTATTGACTTAACAAAGGTCGTATCCGCCAACAGACAAAACCTGACTGAAGAATAA
- a CDS encoding aspartyl-phosphate phosphatase Spo0E family protein, with protein MSNVEYRQKWLLESIGAKKEELIRLAFLRGFTSHETVQCSQELDGLLNEYQRNVC; from the coding sequence GTGAGTAATGTAGAGTATCGCCAAAAATGGCTTTTAGAATCGATTGGAGCAAAAAAAGAAGAGCTGATCAGGCTGGCATTTCTCAGAGGGTTTACTAGTCATGAAACGGTGCAGTGCAGCCAGGAGCTCGACGGCCTGCTGAACGAGTACCAAAGAAACGTTTGCTAA
- a CDS encoding aldo/keto reductase has product MAKHLQDTTTLHNSVKMPWFGLGVYKVEEGDEVYQSVKSALSKGYKSIDTAAVYGNEEGVGRAVKDSGIPREELFITTKVWNADQGYETTLAAYEESLKKLQLDYVDLYLIHWPVEGKYKETWRALEKLYIDGRVRAIGVSNFHIHHLKDVMADSEIVPMVNQVEYHPRLAQKELLAFCKGNNIQMEAWSPLMQGELLNNPVLSEIAEKHNKSVAQVILRWDLQNGVVTIPKSVKDHRIQENSEVFDFELSAEDMEKINTLNEDQRVGPDPDNFDF; this is encoded by the coding sequence ATGGCTAAACATCTTCAAGACACAACAACATTGCATAACAGCGTTAAAATGCCTTGGTTCGGCCTTGGGGTTTATAAAGTGGAAGAAGGGGACGAAGTCTACCAATCCGTTAAATCGGCCTTGAGCAAAGGATATAAAAGCATTGATACAGCAGCAGTATACGGAAATGAAGAAGGCGTAGGCCGTGCGGTCAAAGATTCCGGCATCCCGCGTGAAGAATTATTCATCACGACGAAAGTATGGAATGCAGATCAAGGTTATGAAACAACATTAGCAGCATATGAGGAATCTCTCAAAAAGCTTCAGCTTGATTATGTGGATCTTTACCTCATTCACTGGCCAGTGGAAGGAAAATATAAAGAAACATGGCGTGCTTTGGAGAAATTATACATAGACGGCCGTGTCCGGGCGATCGGTGTGAGTAACTTCCACATCCACCATTTAAAAGACGTAATGGCAGACAGTGAGATTGTACCGATGGTTAACCAGGTAGAGTATCATCCGCGGTTAGCTCAAAAAGAATTGCTTGCATTCTGTAAAGGAAACAACATTCAGATGGAAGCGTGGAGCCCTCTGATGCAGGGTGAGCTCCTAAACAATCCAGTACTTTCTGAGATTGCGGAAAAACACAACAAATCCGTGGCACAGGTCATCCTGCGCTGGGATCTTCAAAATGGTGTTGTGACCATTCCAAAATCCGTAAAAGATCATAGAATTCAAGAAAACTCCGAAGTCTTTGACTTTGAACTAAGCGCGGAAGACATGGAGAAAATCAATACGCTAAACGAAGATCAAAGAGTCGGGCCCGATCCGGATAACTTTGACTTCTAA
- a CDS encoding aminoacyl-histidine dipeptidase, translating to MHTTLEDVKKHPVFHYFAEISAIPRGSGNEKEISNYLLRFAKERNLEAVQDEALNIFIKKTASEGYEHVPAIILQGHMDMVCEKNKGTAHDFEHDPISLQLKDDMLYASNTTLGADNGIAVAYALALLDSSDIPHPALEIIITTEEETTMKGALEASPEIFSGEIFINLDSEEEGKLLVSSAGGITAMQALPIQWETAPKGLKGYKIQLSGLFGGHSGMSIQKGRGNANKLLGRMLHDLSVQYPFSLHSINGGLKSNAIPREAEAVIYLPADASIDLPKLVSNWEHVLKNELRTADPGISVTVEETAECPDKLYSVKTTHNVITSLMLIPNGVLSMSQEIVGLTESSTNLGVVTSNSQEVRFVSEIRSSVKSLKQQTVEQNNLIAQLTESRFSTEADYPEWPYLPDSKVRRLFETVYKDLYGNPPEIVAIHAGLECGVFTEKLPHIDAISLGPDMFDVHTPEEHLSVPSTIRTWDYLKAVLQEMNNFYKS from the coding sequence ATGCACACAACACTTGAAGATGTAAAAAAGCACCCGGTATTTCATTATTTTGCCGAAATTTCCGCCATTCCCCGCGGATCCGGCAACGAAAAAGAAATCAGTAATTACCTCTTGCGTTTTGCAAAAGAAAGGAACCTTGAAGCGGTACAGGACGAAGCTCTTAACATTTTCATAAAAAAAACCGCTTCAGAAGGCTATGAGCATGTCCCTGCCATCATTCTTCAAGGCCATATGGATATGGTATGTGAAAAGAATAAAGGAACGGCCCATGATTTCGAACACGACCCCATCTCTCTACAGCTAAAAGATGACATGCTCTATGCGTCCAATACGACACTCGGAGCGGATAACGGGATAGCCGTTGCTTACGCCCTCGCCCTCCTTGATTCGAGTGATATTCCTCATCCTGCCCTTGAAATCATCATCACTACAGAAGAAGAAACAACCATGAAAGGCGCGCTAGAAGCCAGTCCTGAAATTTTTTCCGGAGAAATTTTTATTAATCTTGATTCAGAAGAAGAAGGCAAATTATTGGTCAGCAGTGCAGGCGGCATAACGGCCATGCAAGCTCTTCCTATACAATGGGAAACTGCTCCAAAAGGGCTTAAAGGCTACAAGATCCAGTTGAGCGGGCTTTTCGGCGGCCACTCCGGCATGTCCATCCAAAAAGGAAGAGGCAATGCCAACAAGCTCCTTGGAAGAATGCTGCATGATCTTTCCGTCCAGTACCCATTCAGCCTTCATTCAATCAATGGAGGGCTGAAATCAAATGCGATCCCTCGGGAAGCCGAAGCTGTAATCTATTTACCTGCAGATGCTTCAATCGATCTGCCAAAGCTGGTGTCCAACTGGGAGCATGTTCTTAAAAATGAGCTGCGGACAGCTGATCCGGGAATCTCAGTTACAGTCGAAGAAACCGCGGAATGCCCGGACAAACTATATTCCGTCAAAACCACACACAACGTGATCACCTCACTCATGCTGATCCCAAATGGTGTGCTGTCCATGAGCCAGGAGATTGTAGGTTTAACAGAGAGTTCAACCAACCTTGGAGTGGTAACGAGCAACAGCCAGGAAGTTCGTTTTGTCAGTGAGATACGAAGCTCTGTGAAAAGTCTGAAGCAGCAGACTGTTGAGCAGAATAACCTGATTGCACAGCTTACAGAATCTCGGTTCTCCACAGAAGCTGATTATCCGGAATGGCCTTACCTCCCAGATTCAAAAGTCCGCCGCTTGTTTGAAACGGTCTACAAAGATTTATACGGCAACCCTCCAGAGATCGTAGCCATTCATGCAGGTCTGGAATGTGGGGTTTTCACAGAAAAACTTCCACATATCGATGCGATTTCCCTTGGTCCTGATATGTTTGATGTGCATACTCCTGAAGAACACCTCAGTGTACCTTCCACCATTCGGACATGGGATTATTTGAAGGCCGTTTTACAAGAAATGAACAACTTTTATAAATCATGA
- the cyoE gene encoding heme o synthase codes for MGENAAPSILKDYIQITKPGIIFSNLLGTIAGFCIGARNLSSSLSLWELFFWTVLGTIFVIGSSAIVNNVYDADIDKYMERTKNRPITNGRISKRNAIFMSIVLIVIGEAILGFMVNPIAALIGFIGFVFYGFVYTMSKRVTVVNTEIGCISGATPPIIGYTAVTGHFDLIALLLFVFMFAWQPPHFFALAMKRAEEYKSVNVPMLPNEVGFKQTKVHILIYTVFAVAASLLLYFFNVLGIWYLIVAGILGAVFLYRAMQSFKYKEKETEIAWSGKMFKFSIMYLTLMFVTMMFAPIFS; via the coding sequence ATGGGTGAAAATGCTGCTCCAAGCATTTTAAAAGACTATATACAAATAACAAAGCCGGGTATTATCTTTTCTAACCTGTTAGGAACAATTGCTGGCTTTTGCATCGGTGCGAGAAATCTCTCTTCAAGCCTTAGCTTATGGGAGCTTTTCTTCTGGACCGTTCTCGGAACCATTTTTGTCATTGGTTCATCTGCAATCGTGAATAATGTTTACGATGCGGACATCGATAAATACATGGAACGGACAAAGAACCGGCCGATTACCAATGGGAGAATATCAAAACGGAACGCGATCTTCATGTCGATTGTTCTTATTGTGATCGGTGAGGCTATTTTAGGTTTCATGGTGAACCCGATTGCTGCACTTATTGGTTTCATCGGATTCGTTTTCTACGGATTTGTTTATACGATGTCCAAAAGGGTAACAGTGGTCAATACGGAAATCGGATGTATTTCAGGTGCTACACCGCCGATTATCGGTTATACGGCTGTTACAGGACACTTTGATCTGATTGCACTGCTTTTATTTGTATTCATGTTCGCATGGCAGCCTCCGCACTTCTTCGCTCTCGCAATGAAACGGGCGGAAGAGTACAAGAGTGTAAATGTACCGATGCTGCCGAACGAAGTGGGCTTTAAGCAAACGAAGGTTCATATTTTAATCTATACCGTATTTGCGGTAGCAGCATCTCTTCTCTTGTACTTTTTTAACGTACTGGGAATCTGGTACTTAATCGTTGCGGGTATTTTAGGAGCAGTCTTCCTTTACCGTGCGATGCAGTCCTTTAAGTACAAAGAAAAAGAAACGGAAATTGCGTGGTCAGGAAAAATGTTTAAATTCTCCATTATGTATTTAACGCTCATGTTCGTGACCATGATGTTTGCTCCGATTTTCAGCTAA
- a CDS encoding phosphatase PAP2 family protein, with protein MKKKLQNLLPLLSLGFLPVCSLMYDWVNHPGSEVHSLVTTVDRNIPFSAVFIIPYLLWTLYIYGTLIYFYFKDKKTYFKTLFVYIAGLLVCYTVYSLFQTTVPRPLVAGSSFLESLVNRVYKMDAPYNCFPSIHCFSSYLLVRVVRKAPFSTTWNRSMITYFSVIIIVSTLMVKQHVLLDVFAAVLLAETLCFVSERNWSPSVKSKPIPSSTKEISH; from the coding sequence ATGAAGAAAAAGCTGCAAAATCTGTTACCGCTGCTTTCTTTAGGATTTTTGCCGGTTTGCTCCTTGATGTATGATTGGGTCAATCACCCCGGGAGCGAAGTGCATAGCCTAGTTACAACCGTTGACAGGAATATACCATTCTCTGCTGTTTTTATTATCCCTTACCTATTGTGGACCTTATATATTTACGGAACCTTGATTTATTTCTATTTCAAAGATAAGAAGACGTACTTCAAGACACTGTTTGTTTACATTGCAGGCTTGCTGGTCTGCTATACGGTATACAGTCTTTTTCAGACCACCGTTCCTAGGCCGCTCGTTGCTGGCTCTTCATTCTTGGAATCTCTTGTAAACCGGGTCTACAAGATGGATGCCCCTTATAATTGTTTTCCAAGCATCCATTGCTTTTCCAGCTACCTGCTGGTCCGGGTAGTGCGAAAGGCACCGTTCTCAACAACCTGGAACAGAAGTATGATTACGTACTTTTCCGTGATTATTATTGTTTCAACTCTGATGGTTAAACAGCATGTCCTTCTGGATGTGTTTGCTGCCGTCTTGTTGGCAGAGACACTATGTTTTGTCTCCGAGAGAAATTGGTCACCTTCAGTAAAATCCAAACCAATTCCCTCATCAACGAAAGAAATCAGCCATTAA